A part of Antechinus flavipes isolate AdamAnt ecotype Samford, QLD, Australia chromosome 6, AdamAnt_v2, whole genome shotgun sequence genomic DNA contains:
- the MUC5AC gene encoding mucin-5AC isoform X12 — translation MGAGSWGQALPLWALLLLASSSRQQQQPGHDTPRVLYNLPGALQKQDSFSGSPLRVSMPVMTTISPIKTYSPSHNGQVCSTWGDFHYKTFDGDIFHFPGLCNYVFSSHCKSPYEDFNIQIRRSPGPNATTTVSRVTLKLEGTVLEMSPGAILVNGKPAQLPFSQAGILVEKSSTYVRVVAKLGLVFLWNQDDGLLLELDAKYANQTCGLCGDFNGVPTYNEFFSNNIRLTAAQYGNMQKMDGPTEQCQDPLPAAPHNCTDPFDICETVLLSAPFFACHALVDVDSYVEACRQDACRCDEGQRAACICGTVAEYSRQCAHAGGLPANWRGPKLCPKTCPWNMQYRECGSPCVDTCSNHEQSPLCEEHCVDGCFCPPGTVFDDISGQGCVPVNQCFCTYKGQPYAPGAFYSTECTNCTCSGGQWSCQDLPCPGTCSVTGGSHFSTFDEKHYTVHGDCNYVLVKPCDDKAFTVLTELRKCGLTDSETCLKSVSLSVGQTVIVIKSTGEVFVNRIYTQLPVSAGNATLFRPSSSFIIAQTNLGLQLTIQLSPIMQVFVRLEPSLQGLTCGLCGNFNNIQADDFRTMSGVVEGTAAAFVNTYKTQADCPNVKNHFEDPCTLSVENEKYAQHWCGLLTDPQGPFALCHAVVSPALYHRNCMFDTCNCEKSEDCLCAALSSYVQACAAQGVLLSGWRAGVCTKSMSCPKSLTYHYHITTCQPTCRSLSEPDVTCGIKFVPVDGCACQEGTFMDDTGKCVPLASCPCYYQGSALPNGESVHDNGAICTCTQGRLNCIGGQVPKPACTAPMVYFDCRNASAGATGAECQKSCHTLDMACYNSQCVSGCVCPDGLVSDGEGGCIHKDQCPCVHNEANYQPGETIQVECNTCTCKNRMWECTKEPCLGTCAVYGDGHYITFDGQRYSFSGNCEYTLVQDHCGKNSSGKGTFRVITENIPCGTTGTTCSKAIKIFLGSYELKLSEGKVEAMEKEGAKGEPPYSIRQMGIYLIVDTNAGLVLLWDKKTSIFIQLSQDFKGKVCGLCGNYDGNTVNDFTTRSLSVVGDVQEFGNSWKLSPTCPDAVPVRDPCTANPYRKAWAQKQCSIINSAVFAACHPHVEPTKYYEACVSDACACDTGGDCECFCTAVAAYAQACNEISVCVSWRTPSICPLFCDYYNPNGSCEWHYQPCGAPCMKTCHNPSGKCSHNVRGLEGCYPKCPPEAPIFDEDKMECVQSCAPCYIRGRYYPPGSPVPSDQNCHSCSCTEAGIKCTYDSKACVCTYEGRSFHPGEIIYHTTDGTGGCITATCSANGTIVGKVYDCDFTTPAPSTTFSFSHTTLGRHSTCQGHKVTSVPPVTSLATEHFTTPLPMTGPTVTVTKSETTECVKEVCTWSPWLDVSHPGTGANSGDFDTLENIRAEGYRVCSSPRGVECRAAEFPAVPWQELNQTVECSTTQGLICHNKDQASGKCENYQIRILCCTSQSCEPSTVRAPTTEPHSQSTVTPATSTSSPSTIPEPESHSTKTTVSPTTKEKETTESHSPSPKTLENSSHSPKVTSVEVRTVPVTNPCLQEVCEWTAWIDGSYPSPDINGGDFDTFKHLRSEGYKFCDVPTEVECRAKSFPNTPLEELEQNVTCSKTEGLVCLNKDQLPPICYNYEIRIKCCWKENVCGPKERTTSRTYTTQTPKSHGVTKITTEQKPTVKPTCQPQCSWTKWFDVDFPSSEPSGGDEETYNNIMARGEKICHKPEYITELECRSESHPGVSINETGQVVECNPDYGLICRNQDQKGKFKMCLNYEIRVLCCEPMDNCPITSPTTPTTTSVTTKPSPETTSHSVPITATSPPTSPQTPTTSVTTSPTTPTTTSVTTKPSPETTSHSVPTTTTSPPSSPQTPTTSVTTSPTTPTTTSVTTKPSPETTSHSVPTTTTSPPTSPQTPTTSVTTSPTTPTTTSVTTQPSPETTTHSVPTTTTSPPSSPQTPTTSVTTSPTTPTTTSVTTKPSPETTSHSVPTTTTSPPSSPQTPTTSISTTPTTTPSTSTHPPTPSCQPQCSWTKWFDVDFPSSGPNGGDEETYNNIMARGEKICHKPEYITELECRSESHPGVSINETGQVVECNPDYGLICRNQDQKGKFKMCFNYEIRVLCCEPVNCPITTTTSPTTPTTTSVTTKSSPETTSHSVPTTTTSTPSSPQTPTTSVSTTPTTTPSTSTHPPTPSCQPQCSWTKWFDVDFPSSGPNGGDEETYNNIMARGEKICHKPEYITELECRSESHPGVSINETGQVVECNPDYGLICRNQDQKGKFKMCFNYEIRVLCCEPVNCPITTTTSPTTPTTTSVTTKPSPETTSHSVPTTTTSTPSSPQTPMTSVSTPTEKIPSTTPTTTPSTSTYSPTPSCQPQCSWTKWFDVDFPSSGPNGGDEETYNNIMARGEKICHKPEHITELECRSESHPEVSINETGQVVECNPDYGLICRNQDQKGKFKICFNYEIRVLCCEPMDNCPSTMPSSSLSPTISMKTSATTFLPSSKIPPFHVSTTFSTLSPHSSSSCYCFLSGKVYPAGTVIYNQTDNAGYCYSAICNRDCSVERIAESCPTIAPAPSPSTSASTTTAIDTSATTPRLPSASSSRPPVTTGKSSGCLNAEPPRKKGETWFMHKCKKATCEGDDVITLTPVSCPPVKELSCANGYPPVKVYDDADHCCYHYECQCVCSGWGDPHYITFDGIYYTFLDNCTYVLVQQIHPVYDHFRVLIDNYFCDAQDGLSCPRSITVEYKDNRIVLIRTLVRGMMENEIIFNNRTVSAGFKKDGIVISTLGIKMFVTIPEIGVQVMFSGMLFSVEVPFTKFANNTEGQCGTCTNDKRDECRLPDGKMASSCSAMSGSWKYHVPGQPYCAGPPPTPPVPSPTTSKPCPPSLLCMLIMSEVFEACHHVIPPEPYFEGCVYDQCRVPDGLVWCSSLELYASLCAAEGVCIDWRGETQGQCALTCPAGQVYQACGPIYPPTCQSPQGSINSSLTLPGNIGVLTEGCFCPTGTTMFSFDSEVCVPATPSECHSWCTGPNGEPVKPGATVPSGLCETCSCVRDDNPESKKSVIHCQPIVCDTHCPMGFKYQEEPGRCCGKCVQVACVVHTNGSAVHLVKPGQTWSSPEDKCVQYECEKVNGQLILVTAKKACPPVLCSPDQVRKSEDGCCLVCPPPPQVYPCAVGRHTQVIRKGSCSSPTPVEVTYCQGNCGDTMSIYSFESNALEHRCRCCRELSTSQRNVTLTCPDGSSLAFAFSQVEECGCQRLRCDKPDGGSGEGEESGESEEEPARSQETGAAPAAQRPR, via the exons ATGGGTGCCGGCAGCTGGGGGCAAGCCCTGCCCCTCTGGGCCCTTCTCCTGCTCGCCTCCTCCtccaggcagcagcagcagccag GGCATGACACTCCTCGAGTTCTGTACAACCTCCCCGGCGCCCTGCAGAAGCAGGACT CCTTCTCCGGCAGCCCGCTCCGAGTCTCCATGCCGGTGATGACCACCATCTCACCCATCAAGA CCTACAGCCCCTCCCACAATGGCCAAGTCTGCAGCACCTGGGGGGACTTCCACTACAAGACCTTCGATGGCGACATCTTCCACTTTCCCGGCCTCTGCAACTATGTCTTCTCCTCCCACTGCAAGTCGCCCTACGAGGACTTCAACATCCAAATCCGGCGCTCCCCGGGGCCCAACGCCACCACGACCGTGAGCCGCGTCACCCTCAAGCTGGAGGGGACCGTGCTGGAAATGAGCCCGGGCGCCATCTTGGTCAATGGCAAACC GGCCCAGCTGCCCTTCAGCCAGGCGGGCATCCTGGTCGAGAAGAGCAGCACTTATGTGAGGGTCGTGGCCAAGCTGGGCCTCGTGTTCCTGTGGAACCAAGACGATGGGCTCCTG CTGGAACTGGACGCCAAATACGCCAACCAGACCTGTGGCCTCTGCGGAGACTTCAACGGCGTCCCCACCTATAACGAGTTCTTCTCCAACA ACATCAGGCTGACCGCGGCCCAGTACGGGAACATGCAGAAGATGGACGGGCCCACGGAGCAGTGCCAGGACCCCCTGCCGGCCGCCCCGCACAACTGCACGGACCCCTTT GACATCTGCGAGACCGTCCTCCTCAGCGCCCCCTTCTTCGCCTGCCACGCCCTGGTGGACGTGGACAGCTACGTGGAGGCTTGCCGCCAGGACGCGTGCCGCTGCGACGAGGGCCAGCGGGCCGCCTGCATCTGCGGCACTGTGGCGGAGTACTCGCGGCAGTGTGCCCATGCTGGGGGGCTGCCCGCCAACTGGAGGGGCCCCAAGCTGTGCC CCAAGACCTGCCCCTGGAACATGCAGTACCGAGAGTGCGGCTCCCCCTGCGTGGACACGTGCTCCAACCACGAGCAGTCCCCGCTCTGTGAAGAACACTGTGTGGACGGCTGCTTCTGCCCTCCAG GAACGGTCTTCGACGACATCAGCGGCCAAGGCTGTGTCCCGGTGAATCAGTGCTTCTGTACGTACAAAGGACAGCCCTACGCCCCCGGAGCCTTCTACTCCACCGAATGCACCAACTG CACCTGCTCTGGAGGCCAGTGGAGCTGCCAGGATCTCCCCTGCCCCGGCACCTGCTCTGTGACCGGCGGCTCCCACTTCTCTACCTTTGATGAGAAGCATTACACAGTCCACGGGGACTGCAACTATGTCCTGGTCAAG CCCTGTGATGACAAGGCCTTCACCGTGCTGACGGAGCTCCGCAAGTGTGGGCTGACTGACAGCGAGACCTGCCTCAAGAGTGTGTCCCTCAGCGTTGGGCAGACG GTGATTGTGATCAAGTCCACCGGGGAGGTGTTTGTGAACCGGATTTACACTCAGCTGCCTGTCTCAGCAG GAAATGCTACCCTCTTCAGACCTTCGTCCTCCTTCATCATCGCTCAGACCAACCTGGGCCTCCAGCTGACCATCCAGCTCAGCCCCATCATGCAAGTCTTTGTGAGACTGGAGCCGTCCCTGCAGGGGCTGACCTGCG GTCTCTGTGGGAACTTCAACAACATTCAGGCCGACGACTTCAGGACCATGAGCGGGGTGGTGGAGGGCACGGCCGCTGCCTTTGTCAACACCTACAAGACACAAGCTGACTGTCCCAACGTCAAGAATCACTTTGAGGACCCGTGCACGCTCAGTGTGGAGAATG AGAAATATGCCCAGCATTGGTGCGGCCTGCTCACCGACCCACAAGGACCCTTTGCCCTGTGTCACGCGGTGGTCAGCCCGGCCCTTTACCATCGG AACTGCATGTTTGACACTTGCAACTGTGAGAAGAGCGAGGACTGTCTGTGTGCGGCGCTATCCTCCTATGTGCAAGCCTGTGCTGCCCAGGGAGTGCTTCTGAGCGGCTGGAGGGCCGGTGTCTGCA CCAAGTCCATGTCATGCCCCAAGTCCCTGACGTACCACTACCACATCACCACGTGCCAGCCTACCTGCCGCTCACTCAGTGAGCCCGATGTCACCTGCGGTATCAAGTTCGTCCCCGTGGATGGCTGCGCCTGCCAGGAAGGCACCTTCATGGATGACACTGGCAAATGTGTGCCTTTGGCCAGCTGCCCATGCTACTACCAAGGGTCTGCCCTTCCAAATGGCGAGTCTGTGCATGACAACGGGGCCATCTG CACCTGTACCCAGGGCAGACTGAACTGCATTGGAGGCCAGGTCCCGAAGCCAG cCTGTACCGCCCCCATGGTCTACTTTGACTGCAGAAATGCCTCAGCAGGAGCGACTGGAGCGGAGTGTCAAAAAAGCTGTCACACTCTGGACATGGCCTGT TATAACAGCCAGTGCGTCTCCGGTTGCGTGTGCCCGGATGGGTTGGTGTCTGATGGAGAAGGAGGCTGCATCCACAAGGATCAGTGCCCTTGTGTCCACAACGAGGCTAACTACCAGCCAGGCGAGACCATTCAGGTGGAGTGCAATACCTG CACCTGCAAGAATCGAATGTGGGAGTGTACGAAGGAGCCCTGCCTGGGCACGTGTGCCGTGTATGGGGATGGCCACTACATCACCTTTGATGGCCAGCGCTATAGCTTCAGTGGGAATTGCGAGTATACACTGGTCCAG GACCACTGTGGGAAGAATAGCAGTGGCAAGGGGACTTTCCGAGTCATCACTGAGAACATCCCCTGTGGGACCACAGGCACCACTTGCTCCAAGGCCATCAAGATCTTCTTGGGG AGCTATGAGCTAAAACTCAGTGAAGGGAAGGTGGAAGCGATGGAGAAGGAGGGTGCCAAGGGGGAGCCGCCTTACAGCATCCGTCAGATGGGCATCTACCTGATTGTGGACACCAATGCTGGGCTGGTCCTGCTGTGGGACAAGAAGACCAGCATCTTTATTCAACTCAGCCAAGACTTCAAG GGCAAGGTCTGCGGTCTCTGCGGGAATTATGACGGCAACACCGTCAACGACTTCACCACCAGGAGCCTGTCCGTGGTAGGCGATGTGCAGGAGTTCGGCAACAGCTGGAAGCTCTCCCCCACCTGCCCGGATGCCGTTCCCGTCAGGGACCCCTGCACCGCCAACCCTTACCGCAAAGCCTGGGCCCAGAAGCAGTGCAGCATCATCAACAGCGCCGTCTTCGCAGCCTGCCATCCCCAC GTTGAACCCACTAAGTACTATGAGGCTTGTGTGTCGGACGCCTGCGCCTGCGACACAGGGGGAGACTGCGAGTGCTTCTGCACGGCCGTGGCCGCCTACGCTCAAGCCTGCAACGAGATCAGCGTCTGTGTCTCCTGGAGGACCCCCAGCATCTGCC CTCTGTTCTGCGACTACTACAATCCCAATGGCTCCTGTGAGTGGCACTACCAGCCCTGCGGTGCCCCCTGCATGAAGACCTGCCACAATCCAAGTGGGAAGTGCTCCCATAACGTCCGAGGACTGGAAG GCTGCTACCCCAAGTGCCCTCCAGAGGCGCCCATCTTCGATGAGGATAAGATGGAGTGTGTCCAGAGCTGCGCTCCGTGCTATATCCGAGGAAGATACTACCCGCCGGGCTCCCCAGTGCCCTCGGACCAGAACTGCCACTCATG ctCCTGCACCGAGGCAGGCATCAAGTGCACTTATGACTCAAAGG CATGTGTCTGCACTTACGAAGGGCGGAGTTTCCATCCTGGGGAGATCATTTACCACACCACAGATGGCACCGGGGGCTGCATTACTGCCACCTGCAGCGCCAATGGCACTATAGTGGGCAAGGTGTATGACTGTGACTTCACCACCCCAGCCCCCTCAAccaccttttccttctctcacaCCACATTAG GTCGTCATTCTACATGCCAAGGACACAAAGTTACATCAGTCCCACCTGTGACTTCATTGGCTACAGAACATTTCACGACTCCCTTGCCTATGACAGGCCCAACTGTAACTGTAACGAAATCGGAAACCACGGAGTGTGTTAAAGAGGTTTGCACTTGGTCTCCTTGGTTGGATGTCAGCCACCCGGGAACAGGGGCCAACAGTGGAGATTTTGATACCCTGGAGAACATCAGAGCAGAGGGCTATCGAGTTTGCAGCTCTCCAAGAGGGGTAGAATGCAGGGCTGCAGAGTTCCCCGCTGTGCCGTGGCAGGAGCTCAACCAAACCGTGGAGTGTAGCACAACACAGGGACTGATCTGTCACAATAAGGATCAGGCATCTGGAAAATGTGAAAACTACCAGATCAGAATTTTATGCTGCACTTCTCAGTCATGTGAGCCCAGCACTGTCAGGGCTCCCACGACAGAACCACACTCCCAAAGCACAGTTACTCCTGCCACCTCAACATCAAGCCCATCCACGATACCAGAACCAGAGAGTCACTCGACCAAAACCACAGTCTCTCCGACAACAAAGGAAAAGGAGACAACAGAAAGTCACTCTCCTTCCCCAAAGACACTCGAAAACAGCAGTCACTCTCCTAAGGTGACATCAGTGGAGGTGAGAACAGTGCCAGTGACAAACCCATGCCTTCAAGAAGTCTGTGAATGGACAGCCTGGATAGATGGGAGTTATCCTAGCCCGGATATAAATGGGGGAGATTTTGACACCTTTAAACATTTAAGATCGGAAGGATACAAGTTTTGTGATGTCCCTACAGAAGTGGAGTGTAGAGCTAAAAGCTTCCCGAACACACCTTTGGAAGAGCTGGAGCAGAATGTGACTTGTAGCAAGACAGAAGGGCTGGTGTGTCTGAACAAAGATCAGCTCCCACCCATATGCTACAACTATGAGATCCGGATAAAGTGCTGTTGGAAGGAAAATGTCTGTGGTCCAAAAGAGCGGACCACGTCAAGGACATACACTACACAGACACCAAAATCACATGGAGTGACCAAAATAACCACAGAACAGAAGCCCACAGTGAAACCAACCTGTCAGCCACAGTGCTCCTGGACCAAGTGGTTTGATGTGGACTTCCCATCATCAGAACCCAGTGGTGGAGATGAGGAAACCTACAACAATATCATGGCAAGAGGGGAGAAAATCTGTCACAAGCCTGAATATATCACAGAGCTTGAATGTCGTTCAGAGTCTCACCCTGGGGTTAGCATTAATGAGACAGGTCAGGTGGTCGAGTGTAACCCTGACTATGGGCTCATCTGCAGGAACCAAGATCAGAAGGGGAAATTCAAGATGTGTCTTAACTATGAGATCCGTGTCCTCTGTTGCGAACCCATGGACAACTGTCCCATTACATCTCCAACCACTCCCACTACCACATCGGTTACAACAAAGCCAAGTCCTGAGACAACCTCCCATTCTGTACCCATCACAGCCACTTCACCTCCAACTTCACCCCAAACTCCAACAACCTCAGTTACTACATCTCCAACCACTCCCACGACCACATCGGTCACTACAAAGCCAAGTCCTGAGACCACCTCCCATTCTGTGCCCACTACAACCACTTCACCTCCATCTTCACCCCAAACTCCAACGACCTCGGTTACTACATCTCCAACCACTCCCACGACCACATCGGTTACAACAAAGCCAAGTCCTGAGACCACCTCCCATTCTGTGCCCACTACAACCACTTCACCTCCAACTTCACCCCAAACTCCAACGACCTCGGTTACTACATCTCCAACCACTCCCACGACCACATCGGTCACTACACAGCCAAGTCCTGAGACCACCACCCATTCTGTGCCCACTACAACCACTTCACCTCCATCTTCACCCCAAACTCCAACGACCTCGGTTACTACATCTCCAACCACTCCCACAACCACATCGGTTACAACAAAGCCAAGTCCTGAGACCACCTCCCATTCTGTGCCCACCACAACCACTTCACCTCCATCTTCACCCCAAACTCCAACGACTTCAATTTCCACAACACCAACCACAACTCCTAGCACATCTACCCACCCACCTACCCCCAGCTGTCAGCCACAGTGCTCGTGGACCAAGTGGTTTGATGTGGACTTCCCATCATCTGGACCCAATGGTGGAGATGAGGAAACCTACAACAACATCATGGCAAGAGGAGAGAAAATCTGTCATAAGCCTGAATATATCACAGAGCTTGAATGTCGTTCAGAGTCTCACCCTGGGGTTAGCATTAATGAGACAG GTCAAGTGGTCGAGTGTAACCCTGACTATGGGCTCATCTGCAGGAACCAAGATCAGAAGGGGAAATTCAAGATGTGTTTCAACTATGAGATCCGTGTCCTCTGCTGTGAACCCGTGAACTGCCCCATCACCACTACTACATCTCCAACCACTCCCACAACCACATCGGTCACTACAAAGTCAAGTCCTGAGACCACCTCCCATTCTGTGCCCACCACAACCACCTCAACTCCATCATCACCCCAAACTCCAACGACTTCGGTTTCCACAACACCAACCACAACTCCTAGCACATCTACCCACCCACCTACCCCCAGCTGTCAGCCACAGTGCTCGTGGACCAAGTGGTTTGATGTGGACTTCCCATCATCTGGACCCAATGGTGGAGATGAGGAAACCTACAACAACATCATGGCAAGAGGAGAGAAAATCTGTCACAAGCCTGAATACATCACAGAGCTTGAATGTCGTTCAGAGTCTCACCCTGGGGTTAGCATTAATGAGACAGGTCAGGTGGTCGAGTGTAACCCTGACTATGGGCTCATCTGCAGGAACCAAGATCAGAAGGGGAAATTCAAGATGTGTTTCAACTATGAGATCCGTGTCCTCTGCTGTGAACCTGTGAACTGCCCCATCACCACTACTACATCTCCAACCACTCCCACAACCACATCGGTCACTACAAAGCCAAGTCCCGAGACAACTTCCCATTCTGTGCCCACCACAACCACCTCAACTCCATCATCACCCCAAACTCCAATGACTTCGGTTTCCACTCCAACTGAAAAAATACCATCCACAACACCAACCACAACCCCTAGCACATCTACCTACTCACCTACCCCCAGCTGTCAGCCACAATGCTCATGGACCAAGTGGTTTGATGTGGACTTCCCATCATCTGGACCCAATGGTGGAGATGAGGAAACCTACAACAACATCATGGCAAGAGGAGAGAAAATCTGTCACAAGCCTGAACACATCACAGAGCTTGAATGTCGTTCAGAATCTCACCCTGAGGTTAGCATTAATGAGACAGGTCAGGTGGTCGAGTGTAACCCTGACTATGGGCTCATCTGCAGGAATCAGGATCAGAAGGGAAAATTCAAGATCTGTTTCAACTATGAGATCCGTGTCCTCTGCTGTGAACCCATGGACAACTGTCCTTCCACAATGCCCAGTTCAAGTTTGTCACCAACCATTTCCATGAAAACATCAGCCACTACTTTTCTTCCATCTAGCAAGATCCCACCATTCCATGTTTCTACAACCTTCAGCACCTTGTCTCCACATTCAAGTTCATCATGTTACTGTTTCTTGTCTGGAAAAGTCTATCCAGCTG GAACTGTCATATACAACCAGACGGACAATGCAGGTTACTGTTACTCTGCCATTTGTAACAGAGACTGCAGTGTGGAGAGGATAGCGGAAAGCTGTCCTACAATAGCTCCCGCTCCCAGCCCATCGACATCAGCATCTACAACCACAGCCATAGACACTTCAGCAACCACCCCCAGATTGCCATCAGCATCTTCATCTCGCCCTCCAGTTACAACAGGAAAATCAAGTGGTTGCCTGAATGCAGAACCGCCCAGAAAA AAAGGAGAGACCTGGTTCATGCACAAGTGCAAGAAAGCCACCTGCGAGGGCGACGATGTGATCACACTAACGCCTGTGAGCTGTCCTCCTGTGAAGGAGCTGTCCTGTGCTAATGGCTACCCTCCTGTGAAGGTCTACGATGATGCTGATCACTGCTGCTACCATTATGAGTGTCAAT GTGTGTGCAGTGGCTGGGGAGATCCTCACTACATCACCTTTGATGGGATCTACTACACATTTTTGGACAACTGCACATATGTACTAGTGCAGCAAATCCACCCCGTCTATGACCACTTCCGGGTCCTCATCGACAACTACTTCTGCGACGCCCAGGATGGCCTGTCCTGCCCTCGGTCCATCACTGTCGAGTACAAAGACAATCGCATTGTGCTTATCCGGACTCTGGTCCGTGGAATGATGGAGAATGAG ATTATTTTCAATAACCGGACTGTCAGCGCAGGGTTCAAGAAAGACGGCATTGTGATCTCCACCCTTGGCATTAAGATGTTTGTCACCATCCCAGAGATCGGCGTCCAGGTCATGTTCAGTGGGATGCTCTTCTCAGTTGAGGTGCCCTTCACCAAGTTTGCCAACAACACGGAAGGGCAGTGTG GGACATGCACCAACGACAAGAGGGACGAGTGCCGCCTGCCTGATGGGAAGATGGCGTCTTCCTGCTCTGCCATGTCTGGTTCCTGGAAGTACCATGTGCCCGGCCAGCCATATTGTGCCGGGCCGCCCCCCACCCCTCCCGTGCCTTCCCCCACAACGTCAAAGCCctgccctccttctcttctctgcatGCTGATCATGAGCGA GGTCTTTGAAGCGTGTCATCATGTCATACCCCCAGAGCCGTACTTCGAGGGCTGTGTGTATGACCAGTGCCGCGTCCCCGACGGCCTGGTGTGGTGCTCCAGCTTGGAGCTCTATGCGTCCCTCTGTGCCGCCGAAGGCGTGTGCATTGACTGGAGAGGCGAGACCCAGGGGCAATGTG CTCTTACGTGCCCTGCTGGCCAAGTGTACCAGGCATGTGGCCCCATCTACCCACCCACCTGCCAAAGTCCTCAGGGAAGCATCAACAGCAGCCTGAC CCTTCCCGGTAACATCGGCGTCCTGACTGAAGGCTGCTTCTGCCCCACGGGCACCACCATGTTCAGCTTCGACTCCGAAGTCTGTGTGCCAGCCACTCCATCCGAGTGCCACT